A DNA window from Hordeum vulgare subsp. vulgare chromosome 1H, MorexV3_pseudomolecules_assembly, whole genome shotgun sequence contains the following coding sequences:
- the LOC123417533 gene encoding polyubiquitin-like has product MEVTFETTQGRRFMVEIWYLSTVRRIKEYILKQEGIPVESQRLFFQGKELEDDRDTEHYPIVEGSHVLIVLPDDSPTAAADRHAPGAVVVHVVATGPALGQGRRIVLELDASCTVARLKEMLQERTDEAVAATKMSVFFGKAEMEDDKELAQFNPPVDGMDMEVCVVVRQTPPPPACINGNGAAMVNNQRLQQRISVEVKSGAKTATLEVSDMDAVKELRAELGTAAPHLLLPNDGAYFFIYKQNVMEEDRTLRWHDVKTGDTIEIFNGRVTGGA; this is encoded by the coding sequence ATGGAGGTGACGTTCGAGACGACGCAGGGTCGCCGATTCATGGTTGAGATTTGGTACTTGTCCACTGTGCGGAGGATCAAGGAGTACATCCTTAAGCAGGAGGGCATCCCCGTGGAGTCCCAGCGGCTCTTCTTCCAGGGCAAGGAGCTCGAGGACGACCGCGACACCGAGCACTACCCCATTGTGGAGGGGTCCCACGTGCTCATCGTCCTGCCGGATGACTCCCCCACTGCCGCCGCCGACCGCCATGCCCCCGGCGCCGTCGTCGTCCACGTCGTCGCCACCGGGCCGGCCCTCGGCCAGGGCCGCCGCATCGTGCTCGAACTGGACGCGTCGTGCACCGTCGCCCGCCTCAAGGAGATGCTCCAGGAGCGCACGGACGAGGCGGTGGCGGCAACCAAGATGAGCGTCTTCTTCGGCAAGGCGGAGATGGAGGACGACAAGGAGCTGGCGCAGTTCAACCCGCCCGTCGATGGGATGGATATGGAGGTGTGCGTGGTCGTGCGCCAGACGCCGCCGCCACCAGCGTGCATCAACGGGAACGGGGCGGCCATGGTTAACAACCAGCGGCTGCAACAGCGGATATCGGTCGAGGTGAAGTCGGGCGCCAAGACTGCGACGCTGGAGGTGAGCGACATGGATGCCGTCAAGGAGCTGCGGGCGGAGCTGGGCACCGCGGCGCCGCACCTCCTCCTGCCCAACGACGGCGCCTACTTCTTCATCTACAAGCAGAATGTCATGGAGGAGGACCGCACGCTGCGCTGGCACGACGTCAAGACCGGCGACACCATCGAGATCTTCAACGGCAGGGTCACCGGTGGCGCTTGA